In the Paenibacillus sp. FSL H7-0357 genome, one interval contains:
- a CDS encoding discoidin domain-containing protein yields MAIRKLMINVLFIFMVVNSLFTYSLYAASPTSSSLGASYGGEWVDKALVEVEDLDGTINLTFDKNTGKAALEYSVWDEENYTFQSTAPITVNEQKPVKFTYEYLDYTEHENPRTMRGEGIIEFKTGTIVLKMGGLPPDINKIFAQPRTFIRDPYANRVPKPEDAIAVVSQYCKCKESNLVKFIYPVADNESNKNWIAYVEVYVRGILLTEYKVNLHTYKATEIKDLWSQSSHFANKVKVSKITASSTLPKSKAGSYNANQVIDGDTATCWCEGVKGSGIGQSFTVSFPQKTEVSSLKVFPGYGKSVSAYLENNSVRKAKITFSDGTSVIADFTKESVWDLPKVKATTSITFTILEVNLGSKYNDTCVSEFTIS; encoded by the coding sequence ATGGCAATTCGAAAACTAATGATTAATGTTTTGTTTATCTTTATGGTTGTTAACTCCCTTTTCACCTACAGTTTGTATGCGGCGTCTCCAACTTCCAGTTCATTGGGGGCGTCTTACGGAGGTGAATGGGTTGACAAAGCATTGGTTGAGGTCGAAGATCTCGACGGTACGATAAATCTTACATTTGATAAGAATACGGGCAAAGCTGCTTTAGAGTATTCAGTCTGGGACGAAGAAAACTATACCTTTCAATCAACGGCACCTATTACTGTTAATGAACAGAAACCTGTGAAATTCACCTACGAATACCTGGACTATACCGAGCATGAAAATCCAAGGACTATGCGAGGAGAGGGTATCATTGAATTTAAAACTGGCACAATTGTGCTTAAAATGGGAGGACTTCCCCCGGACATAAACAAAATTTTTGCTCAGCCGCGGACCTTCATTCGTGATCCTTATGCGAACCGGGTTCCAAAGCCTGAGGATGCCATAGCTGTTGTATCCCAATACTGCAAATGCAAAGAGTCCAATCTGGTGAAATTCATTTACCCCGTTGCAGATAATGAAAGCAATAAAAATTGGATTGCTTATGTCGAAGTGTATGTAAGAGGGATTCTCTTAACCGAATATAAAGTGAATTTGCACACCTATAAGGCAACAGAAATCAAGGATTTATGGTCGCAATCCTCACATTTTGCCAACAAAGTTAAGGTTTCAAAAATCACAGCATCATCCACATTACCTAAATCGAAGGCCGGCTCCTATAATGCAAATCAAGTAATCGACGGGGATACAGCCACATGCTGGTGCGAAGGGGTTAAAGGGAGTGGAATAGGACAAAGCTTTACGGTTAGCTTCCCCCAAAAAACTGAGGTTAGCAGCTTGAAGGTTTTTCCGGGGTATGGTAAATCCGTCTCCGCTTATCTGGAGAACAACAGTGTGCGCAAAGCAAAAATAACCTTCTCCGATGGAACTTCTGTCATTGCTGATTTCACGAAGGAATCTGTAT
- a CDS encoding polysaccharide deacetylase family protein, whose product MAEYKDFAHDKRRKQRIKRNRRGLLFIVILLFIVGFNMMIVKKPTVDKHKVQTSTANKEEMTAVQKVIFKQKNGLQKGAEDVTASLKSVYEVEDIAFVEKYLKQQISGDMPDGANGEKIAYLSFDDGPSETVTPKILDVLKEEKVPATFFVLGQEVDKSDITKNLIKRMIEEGHAIANHSYSHNYDYLYPNKKVSLDHFMSDIEKTNNSLKTVLGEDFTTRAVRYPGGHMTWAKSDPTGVASLDKALYAKGYHHVDWNVLPKDAEGAPKNAEELMREFTNTVAGREKAVILMHDTYNKEETAKALPEMIKYLKEHDYKFRTMK is encoded by the coding sequence ATGGCAGAGTATAAGGATTTTGCACATGATAAAAGAAGAAAACAACGTATAAAGAGGAACCGGAGAGGATTGCTGTTTATTGTGATTTTGTTGTTTATAGTTGGTTTTAATATGATGATCGTAAAGAAGCCAACGGTTGACAAACATAAAGTTCAAACCTCCACTGCAAATAAAGAAGAAATGACAGCAGTCCAAAAGGTAATTTTTAAGCAAAAGAATGGGCTTCAAAAGGGAGCAGAAGATGTGACGGCTTCATTAAAAAGCGTTTATGAAGTTGAAGACATCGCCTTCGTTGAGAAGTATCTGAAGCAGCAAATTTCGGGGGATATGCCTGATGGGGCGAATGGAGAAAAAATTGCTTATTTATCATTTGATGACGGGCCCTCCGAAACCGTAACTCCAAAAATACTGGATGTCCTAAAGGAAGAAAAGGTACCTGCAACTTTTTTTGTGCTAGGCCAGGAAGTAGATAAAAGTGATATTACTAAAAATTTAATCAAAAGAATGATTGAAGAAGGACATGCTATAGCCAATCATTCATATTCGCATAACTATGATTATTTGTATCCTAATAAGAAGGTGAGTCTAGACCATTTTATGAGTGACATCGAAAAGACTAACAACTCCTTAAAAACAGTATTAGGAGAAGACTTCACTACCAGGGCAGTCAGATATCCTGGCGGTCATATGACATGGGCTAAAAGTGATCCCACAGGTGTGGCTTCACTGGATAAAGCTCTATATGCCAAGGGTTATCACCATGTGGATTGGAATGTATTGCCGAAAGATGCAGAAGGTGCACCCAAGAACGCAGAAGAATTAATGCGAGAATTCACGAATACAGTAGCAGGCAGAGAAAAAGCAGTGATATTAATGCACGATACTTATAACAAGGAAGAAACCGCAAAGGCTTTGCCGGAAATGATAAAGTATCTGAAAGAACATGACTATAAATTTAGAACAATGAAGTAA
- a CDS encoding efflux RND transporter periplasmic adaptor subunit codes for MNSNIKKIIKWVIIIAVIAAAGYLLYAKVLNKAEEVVGEVPPMEAITFPVTQETITQSIQVKGTSKYEHETLVYAPFASKVTSWKVKNGDQVKKGELLYTLDTSTLKNEIATQEAAIRKAKLEAELNSFVSQQNDETIAVGASEAERLKSLATQETGRISEDLNNVNGDIQAREIAEKKKKIQSASYQAPSSGIFLFENNSELPQLVTDNQYIGKIVDLNKLAFIALVGEQDVFRIKAGMKVTVKMTASKDVKLAGKVEKISKFATATSGKESASTQPPQFEVVISLEPNELLIGGLSLNGEIEIIRKENVTVLSNIAVIHEGDLSYVMLDNGNGQIERKEIKIGLETTDKVEVLSGLKAGDNVVLQ; via the coding sequence ATGAACAGCAACATTAAGAAAATTATAAAGTGGGTTATTATCATAGCGGTCATCGCTGCCGCAGGTTACTTGTTGTATGCAAAGGTTCTTAACAAGGCGGAGGAAGTAGTGGGCGAAGTACCGCCGATGGAGGCTATTACTTTTCCGGTCACTCAAGAAACGATTACTCAATCCATACAAGTTAAAGGGACATCCAAATATGAGCACGAGACCCTTGTGTATGCTCCCTTTGCCTCCAAGGTGACAAGCTGGAAAGTAAAGAACGGTGATCAAGTGAAGAAGGGGGAGCTGCTGTATACCCTTGATACCAGCACACTCAAGAATGAAATTGCAACCCAAGAGGCGGCTATTCGCAAGGCGAAGCTGGAAGCTGAACTAAATTCATTTGTAAGCCAGCAGAATGATGAGACGATCGCAGTAGGTGCATCCGAAGCAGAACGGTTAAAGAGTTTGGCTACACAGGAGACAGGACGAATTAGCGAAGATCTAAATAATGTGAATGGAGATATTCAAGCGCGGGAGATAGCAGAGAAGAAGAAAAAGATCCAATCGGCGAGTTATCAGGCCCCTTCTTCTGGGATATTCTTGTTCGAAAACAATAGTGAACTCCCACAATTAGTTACGGATAACCAGTATATTGGGAAAATTGTGGATTTGAACAAACTGGCGTTTATAGCCCTTGTGGGGGAACAGGATGTATTCCGCATTAAGGCTGGCATGAAGGTTACCGTCAAAATGACCGCTTCCAAGGATGTTAAGCTGGCTGGAAAGGTGGAGAAAATTTCAAAATTCGCAACAGCTACATCAGGTAAAGAAAGTGCTTCTACTCAACCTCCTCAGTTCGAAGTAGTCATTTCGCTCGAGCCGAATGAGCTCCTGATCGGCGGTCTTAGCTTGAACGGCGAGATTGAGATCATACGTAAAGAAAATGTCACTGTGCTTTCCAACATTGCTGTCATTCATGAAGGAGACCTTTCTTATGTTATGTTGGATAATGGTAACGGGCAAATAGAACGAAAAGAAATAAAAATCGGATTGGAAACAACTGATAAGGTTGAAGTGCTGTCTGGACTGAAGGCTGGAGACAATGTAGTTCTTCAGTAG
- a CDS encoding ABC transporter permease has product MRIRDITSLAWDQIKRRKVVTALCMTGISIGCASLIVAMSVGESAQQYSLDEMNRNFKMNEITVKPNVGISTKGSGTSKKGNFDRGKLTEQKIELIKNLPHVTAVAPFMQVESFEMVTIDNNINYVEVLGTDLQSLTSFDKSFEQGGPSDAVGTVVLNYGATIGLMDVVTVNKMMERLQEDPYNDSLIQQFNNLNMKSSKLYQQQIQYRYYNAELQQNTLSSSLRIIGILKQPSGVRKEEAAYDKKAYVSLETAQLLSEEFGLRTDSSEIQGYDSMLVKVDSQDYVAQVEGQIQKLILSTETNLHHQAEVNEKFNMIKKTALGIGLFILVIASISIIVAMTMSTHQRRRQIGIMKVLGSNLWQIRNMFIAEAALLGLLGGGIGVLISYLTLSGVNELLTTTSIIPLGESTTGMTISISVKNIPLGIAFAVMTGVLSGIYPAISASNTNALVAIKKD; this is encoded by the coding sequence GTGCGGATTCGCGACATCACAAGCTTGGCCTGGGATCAAATTAAAAGACGTAAAGTAGTCACGGCATTGTGTATGACAGGGATTTCGATAGGTTGTGCCTCTCTTATAGTCGCCATGAGTGTTGGAGAATCTGCCCAGCAATATTCCTTAGATGAGATGAACAGGAACTTCAAGATGAATGAAATCACCGTTAAACCAAATGTAGGGATATCTACAAAAGGCAGCGGCACTTCGAAAAAAGGAAACTTTGATAGAGGAAAGCTGACCGAGCAGAAGATAGAGCTTATTAAGAATCTCCCGCATGTTACAGCAGTAGCACCTTTTATGCAGGTTGAAAGCTTTGAGATGGTCACGATAGACAATAACATTAACTATGTTGAGGTCCTTGGCACGGATCTTCAGTCGCTCACAAGCTTTGACAAATCTTTTGAACAGGGGGGACCTTCAGATGCGGTGGGCACGGTTGTATTAAACTACGGGGCGACTATTGGCTTGATGGATGTTGTTACGGTCAATAAAATGATGGAGCGACTACAAGAGGATCCTTATAATGATAGTTTAATCCAACAATTCAATAATCTAAATATGAAGTCTTCAAAATTATATCAGCAGCAAATTCAATATCGGTATTATAATGCGGAATTACAGCAGAACACCCTCAGTTCTTCTCTTCGCATCATTGGGATACTAAAACAGCCAAGTGGAGTTAGGAAGGAGGAGGCTGCTTATGATAAAAAAGCCTATGTTTCGCTGGAAACTGCACAATTGCTTTCGGAAGAGTTTGGTTTAAGAACAGACTCTTCAGAAATACAAGGCTACGATTCAATGCTGGTTAAGGTAGACAGTCAGGATTATGTTGCACAAGTAGAAGGGCAAATTCAAAAGCTGATCTTGTCTACAGAAACAAACTTACACCATCAAGCCGAAGTGAATGAGAAGTTCAACATGATCAAAAAGACGGCCCTCGGAATTGGCTTGTTCATTCTTGTGATTGCTTCTATATCTATCATTGTAGCGATGACCATGTCCACCCATCAGCGGCGCAGACAAATCGGTATTATGAAGGTTTTGGGGTCTAATTTATGGCAAATACGTAATATGTTTATCGCTGAGGCTGCATTGCTAGGATTGCTCGGCGGGGGGATCGGGGTGTTGATTTCTTATTTAACCCTATCTGGAGTGAATGAGTTGCTAACAACAACATCTATTATCCCCCTTGGAGAGTCAACGACGGGGATGACGATTTCTATATCTGTAAAAAATATCCCGCTAGGTATTGCATTTGCAGTAATGACAGGTGTTCTATCGGGGATATATCCGGCAATCAGTGCTTCCAATACTAATGCTCTGGTAGCGATCAAGAAAGACTAG